The proteins below are encoded in one region of Girardinichthys multiradiatus isolate DD_20200921_A chromosome 19, DD_fGirMul_XY1, whole genome shotgun sequence:
- the qpct gene encoding glutaminyl-peptide cyclotransferase, translated as MWKGATTSMAERSHRLSIMRSCYTALIGLTFIFHTHGVPWTEEKLRHRALKLSEDEICAALSHTDLEQMWQRDLRPLLVTRYPGSAGSQAAQDHIKATLGSLGAGWEVTEDSFESQTPYGSLPFTNLVATLNPSAKRHLVLACHYDSKYYPPQWHGREFQGATDSAVPCAMMLELARALDEELKTQKNSSANLTLQLIFFDGEEALFQWTSTDSLYGSRHLAQKMEATPHPEGAKDTNQLHGIDLFVLLDLIGAPSPIFGNHFPSSTSWLTRLQDIEKRLHSMNQLVQHPNSVQYFWPDRPVGRILDDHIPFLNRGVRILHLIPYPFPSVWHTFDDNEENLDRSTIQNLNKILQVFVLEYLNTRPSIPSNPQNAP; from the exons ATGTGGAAAGGAGCGACAACGTCGATGGCTGAGCGAAGCCACAGGCTTTCCATAATGCGTTCATGTTATACGGCATTAATCGGACTGACTTTCATCTTTCATACTCATGGAGTCCCTTGGACAGAGGAAAAG CTCAGGCACAGAGCACTCAAGCTAAGTGAAGATGAGATCTGTGCTGCCTTGTCTCACACCGATCTGGAGCAAATGTGGCAGAGGGACCTAAGGCCGCTGCTGGTTACCCGGTACCCGGGCTCTGCCGGCAGCCAGGCAGCACAGGAC CATATTAAAGCAACCCTCGGTTCCCTCGGAGCAGGCTGGGAAGTGACCGAGGACAGCTTTGAGTCACAAACTCCCTACGGGTCGCTGCCCTTCACCAACCTAGTTGCCACACTGAACCCGTCAGCTAAGCGTCACCTGGTTCTTGCCTGTCACTACGACTCCAAGTACTACCCTCCTCAGTGGCATGGTAGGGAGTTCCAAGGTGCCACGGATTCTGCTGTCCCATGCGCTATGATGTTGGAGCTGGCACGAGCCCTGGATGAAGAACTGAAAACTCAGAAG AACTCCAGCGCCAACCTAACCTTGCAGCTGATCTTCTTTGACGGGGAGGAGGCACTTTTCCAATGGACTTCCACGGACTCACTGTACGGCTCCCGCCACCTGGCGCAAAAGATGGAGGCCACCCCGCATCCTGAAGGAGCCAAAGATACCAACCAACTGCACGGCATA gatctgtttgtgttgctggaCCTTATTGGGGCCCCTAGCCCTATCTTCGGAAACCACTTCCCCAGCTCCACTTCCTGGCTCACCAGGCTGCAGGACATCG AAAAACGTCTGCATTCCATGAACCAGCTTGTTCAGCATCCTAACAGTGTGCAGTACTTCTGGCCCGATCGTCCTGTAGGTCGTATTCTTGACGATCATATACCATTCCTAAACAGAG GTGTTCGGATCCTCCACCTCATACCCTACCCCTTCCCGTCCGTGTGGCACACGTTTGACGACAATGAAGAAAATCTGGATCGCTCCACAATTCAGAACCTCAACAAGATCCtgcaagtttttgttttggaatACCTCAACACCAGGCCCAGCATTCCTTCAAACCCACAAAATGCCCCATGA